ACTGCACGCCGGTCGTGGGACTCGATGAGCTTGCGGGTCTCCTCGAGGTCGTCGAGTGTCGCCAGCGGGTACTCGTTGGTCGCGATGTCGGAGCAGATGTCGAACCCGATGATGTCCGCGCCCTCGGCGGCGAGCCGGACGGCGTGGCTGCGGCCCTGCCCCCGCGCGACGCCGGAAATCAGGACCACGGTTCCCGCGAAGCGATTCGTCATGGCAGAACTGTAGATGATTTGCGCTTCTGTCGACCAGCGCTACCGCGGCCGACAGGTCAGTCTCAGCCCGTCGGGTGCTCCGAACGGGCCGCCGTTGCGGGCCTCCATGACGAACCAGCAGCCGGAGTCCGGCGTTTTCTCACCCGCCGTCAGATTGATGGCGGGCACGAGTCCACCGAGGGTCTCCTTCTTGATCCCGTCCGCGGCCTGAAGCAGGGCGGCCGAGGTGACGGTCGGCGAGACCTTGGCGACCTCGTCGAGGAACCGCTCGAAGAGCACCCCGGACGTCCAGCCCAGCGGCACCGCCGGCCCGGGTGCGCGCAGCCCGCCGTAACGCTCGAACGAGGTCAGGTAGCGCTGAAAGGCGGCGTTCTGGGCGTCCTTGCCGGTCAGGCAGCAGAACGGCATCGTCGGCATCTGCAGCCGGATGTTGCCGAGCCCGGGCTTGGTCGCGGTGTCGGCGTACACGCTCGCGTACAGCTGCACCCAGACCGGGTTGAACCCCTGCCGGGCGCAGGATTGGCCCATCCGCTGCAGACCGGACGGGTCGACGATCGCCGACACCACGGTCACGCCGGCGGCCTTCATCGCGGTGCACTCGCTCGTGAAGTCGAGTTGGGTCAGGCTGAACTGCTTGGCGTAGGCGAGGTCGAGGCCGTTCCGCCTCGCGAAGCCGTCGTCGACCATCCAGCGGCGGCCGTTGGCGCAGGCGGAGGCCTCCTGGCAGTACAGGAACGCGAACTTCTTGTTCGCCGTCCCCGCCTTGGCCGCCTCCTGCGCGATGGCCCAGACGCTGGTCTCCGGCGCCGCGCACTGGTTGAAGAACACCGGGGAGGAGTTGTAGACGTACGTCCCGCAGTCGCCGCCGATCGACGGCACGCGCTTGCTCTCCAGGTACGAGCGATAGCCGGCGGCGGTCAGTGTCGCCATCCCGCCGACCAGGGCGACGGCGCCGTCGTTCTCGACGCACGCGCGGACGTGCGAGAGCGCCACGTTGGGGTCCGAGTTCGAGTCCCGGACGATCAGCCGGATGCGGTGACCGTGCACCCCGCCGCGGCTGTTCACGTCACCCACCCAGGCCTGCAGGCCGTTCACGCCCTGCGCGATCGCCGCACCCGCCGGGCCGCCCATCTCGGAGACCGAGCAGATGGTGATCGGCTGGTTGTCGGTCTTCGGTGCCGCCGGCGCCGTCCGGTCCGCCGCGGTCCTCGCCCCGCCGGTGCCGGGTGTCGGAGTCGGCGCCGCGCCCCCGACCGTGCCGCCGGCCGGGGCCGCCGAACTCGTGGGGGCGGCGACAGCCGGATCGACGGCCGCGGCGGCCCCGGACGCGGGGACGGGCGCCCCGACGACGTCCGCCGGTTCCGCCGCCGGCGCGTCCGGGGCGACGACGGACGCGGTGCCGGGGTTGAGGGCGATCAGTTCGTCCTGGGACAGCCGGGAGCCGCACCCGGTGAGCAGCGCCAGTGCCAGCACCACCGGGAGACCGGGGTGCCGCCGCACCCCGAACGAAGAACGGAAACGGGCTCCATGTCCCACCGTGCGACCGTAGCGCCGCGCGGACCCCGAACGGAAGAGAAACTGTAGATGATTTGCGCTCTTCTGGGTTACGGTACGCGGCATGGGTACGCATCGGGTCGCGGTGTGGGGCACCGGCGACGTGGGGCACTTCGTCCTGCGGGGCGTCCTGCAACGCCCCGACCTCGACCTCGTCGGCCTGCGGGTCTGGAACCCGGAGAAGGCCGGCCGCGACGCCGGCGACTTCCTCGGCTGGGACGTGACCGGCGTGGCCGCGACCACCTCGACCGCGGAGATCCTCGCCGCGCGCCCGGACGTGCTGATCCACTGCGGACCGTCGCGCAACGTCGAGGGACTGCCGGAGTTCCTCGCCGCCGGCGTCAACGTCGTCACCCTCGGCTCTGCGCGCCTCGCACATCCGGCGTCAGCTCCGGCCGAGCTGCGCGACCCGCTCGCCGCCGCCTGCGCCGCCGGCGGATCGACGCTGTTCTACGGCGGCATCGACCCCGGCTTCGCGGCGCACACGTTGCCGGTCACACTCTCGGCGATCTGCGAGCGGATCGACTTGCTGACCTCCTACGAGGTCCGCGACTACGACCCGCTGCCGCTGCATCAGCTCGACTACTTCAACTTCGGTCGCGAGACCACCGACGGCGCGCGCTTCTTCACCCCCGGCGGCATCCGCGGGACGTGGGAGTCGCCGCTGCGGCTGATCGCCGAAGCACTCGGTCAGGAGCTCGACGACATCGTCGAGTTCCACGAGACCGCGCCGGCGCCGGAGGACTTCGAGGTCCCGGCGATGCCGATCCCGAAGGGCTCGATCGCCGCGGTGCGCTTCGGTCTGCGCGGAATCATCGACGGCGTCGAGCGGATCCGCATCGAGCACGTGAACCGGCTGCGGCGCGACCTGGCGCCGGAGTGGATGGTGCGGCAGGGCTACGGCGTCCACGTCGAGGGGTCGCCGCGCTACCACCTGCACCTCGACCTCGAAGACCCCGACGGCGTCCAGCCCCGCCCCGCGCTGTGGGGGACGGCGATGTACATGGTCAACGCCGTGCCCGCGGTCG
This sequence is a window from Sporichthya brevicatena. Protein-coding genes within it:
- a CDS encoding ABC transporter substrate-binding protein; protein product: MVLALALLTGCGSRLSQDELIALNPGTASVVAPDAPAAEPADVVGAPVPASGAAAAVDPAVAAPTSSAAPAGGTVGGAAPTPTPGTGGARTAADRTAPAAPKTDNQPITICSVSEMGGPAGAAIAQGVNGLQAWVGDVNSRGGVHGHRIRLIVRDSNSDPNVALSHVRACVENDGAVALVGGMATLTAAGYRSYLESKRVPSIGGDCGTYVYNSSPVFFNQCAAPETSVWAIAQEAAKAGTANKKFAFLYCQEASACANGRRWMVDDGFARRNGLDLAYAKQFSLTQLDFTSECTAMKAAGVTVVSAIVDPSGLQRMGQSCARQGFNPVWVQLYASVYADTATKPGLGNIRLQMPTMPFCCLTGKDAQNAAFQRYLTSFERYGGLRAPGPAVPLGWTSGVLFERFLDEVAKVSPTVTSAALLQAADGIKKETLGGLVPAINLTAGEKTPDSGCWFVMEARNGGPFGAPDGLRLTCRPR
- a CDS encoding diacylglycerol kinase, encoding MGTHRVAVWGTGDVGHFVLRGVLQRPDLDLVGLRVWNPEKAGRDAGDFLGWDVTGVAATTSTAEILAARPDVLIHCGPSRNVEGLPEFLAAGVNVVTLGSARLAHPASAPAELRDPLAAACAAGGSTLFYGGIDPGFAAHTLPVTLSAICERIDLLTSYEVRDYDPLPLHQLDYFNFGRETTDGARFFTPGGIRGTWESPLRLIAEALGQELDDIVEFHETAPAPEDFEVPAMPIPKGSIAAVRFGLRGIIDGVERIRIEHVNRLRRDLAPEWMVRQGYGVHVEGSPRYHLHLDLEDPDGVQPRPALWGTAMYMVNAVPAVVAAAPGLVTVLDLPIIRGATVGGEHRPAAWGLSERIRRGETRTTGAH